From Camelina sativa cultivar DH55 chromosome 7, Cs, whole genome shotgun sequence, one genomic window encodes:
- the LOC104702060 gene encoding probable calcium-binding protein CML26: MTNTTNKSTTPSTDMELKKVFDQFDSNGDGKISVSELGNVFKSMGTSYTEEELSRVLDDIDIDRDGYINKEEFAAICRSSSSAAEIREAFDLYDQNKNGLISSSEIHKVLNRLGMSCSVEDCERMIGHVDADGDGNVNFEEFQKMMSSPELVKGSSANASSA; this comes from the coding sequence atgacGAACACCACCAACAAATCCACAACACCATCAACCGACATGGAGCTCAAGAAGGTCTTCGACCAGTTCGACTCCAACGGCGACGGGAAGATCTCTGTATCAGAGCTCGGGAACGTTTTCAAATCCATGGGAACGTCGTACACGGAGGAGGAGCTCAGCCGTGTTCTAGACGACATCGACATCGATCGCGACGGTTACATCAACAAAGAAGAGTTCGCCGCCATATGCCGATCGTCCTCCTCCGCGGCAGAGATCCGTGAAGCTTTTGATCTATATGATCAGAACAAGAACGGTTTGATTTCGTCATCTGAGATCCATAAGGTTCTCAACCGTCTTGGTATGTCTTGCTCTGTTGAAGACTGTGAGAGGATGATCGGGCATGTTGATGCTGATGGTGATGGTAATGTTAACTTTGAGGAGTTTCAGAAAATGATGAGTTCGCCTGAGCTCGTGAAAGGATCATCCGCGAACGCTAGTTCTGCTTAG
- the LOC104702061 gene encoding ras-related protein RABA6a-like has translation MAEDSYEEECDYLFKAVLIGDSAVGKSNLLSRFSKDEFRLDSKPTIGVEFAYRNVHVGDKIIKAQIWDTAGQERFRAITSSYYRGALGALLIYDITRRTTFENIKKWLFELRDFSNPDTVVVLVGNKSDLRQSREVEEDDGKSLAESEGLYFLETSALENVNVEEAFLVMIGRIHEVVTQRNAEEIKSNGVATKAQVNGNGTVLPVGKEIVNIHEVTATTQPLSSSSYCCYK, from the exons ATGGCTGAAGACTCGTACGAGGAAGAGTGCGACTACTTGTTCAAGGCTGTGCTGATCGGAGACTCAGCCGTCGGAAAATCAAACCTCTTATCAAGATTTTCCAAGGACGAGTTCCGGCTTGACTCTAAACCAACCATCGGAGTTGAGTTCGCTTACCGGAATGTCCACGTTGGAGATAAAATCATCAAGGCTCAGATTTGGGACACCGCCGGCCAAGAAAG ATTTAGAGCAATTACAAGTTCGTACTACCGAGGAGCATTAGGGGCATTACTGATTTACGACATCACAAGACGAACAACGTTCGAAAACATCAAGAAATGGCTTTTTGAGCTCAGAGACTTCTCCAATCCCGACACTGTCGTTGTCCTCGTTGGCAACAAATCTGATCTCCGACAATCtagagaagttgaagaagatgatggtaaGAGTCTAGCTGAATCAGAAGGTCTTTACTTCCTTGAGACTTCGGCTTTAGAGAATGTTAACGTCGAAGAAGCGTTTCTCGTGATGATTGGACGGATACATGAGGTTGTGACGCAGAGGAACGCAGAGGAAATTAAATCCAACGGCGTCGCGACGAAGGCTCAAGTTAACGGTAATGGTACGGTCCTTCCCGTTGGTAAAGAAATTGTGAATATCCACGAAGTCACTGCTACTACTCAACCGTTAAGCTCTTCTTCCTACTGTTGTTACAAGTAA
- the LOC104702063 gene encoding uncharacterized protein LOC104702063 isoform X1 has translation MGTVLDSHFLALTAIVTVVYQFIFFVITALFKFDQVTDFAGSTNFVILAVLTLVLKATWHFRQIVLTLLVVVWGLRLGIFLLMRILQWGEDRRFDEQRGNIVRLIIFWTLQAVWVWTVSLPLTIVNASDGGGSLRPADVIGWTMWVFGFLIEAAADQQKLSFKNSPENRGKWCDVGVWKWSRHPNYFGEMLLWWGIFVAASPVLEGAEYLVILGPLFLTLLLLFVSGIPLLEASADKKHGNSGAYRFYKKTTSPLILLPRGVYGNLPGWCKTIFLFEFPFYSRSLPQEKVKGDSKNGKENELKDD, from the exons ATGGGAACAGTTCTGGATTCGCATTTCCTGGCCCTCACTGCTATTGTCACT GTGGTTTACCAGTTTATATTCTTCGTAATCACAGCTCTTTTCAAATTTGATCAAGTCACTGACTTTGCTG GAAGCACAAACTTTGTTATACTTGCTGTATTGACTCTTGTTCTTAAAGCCACTTGGCATTTTCGCCAG ATAGTCTTGACTTTGCTAGTTGTGGTATGGGGTCTTCGTTTGGGGATATTTCTTCTAATGAG GATCTTGCAATGGGGTGAAGATCGACGATTTGATGAACAACGTGGAAATATAGTGAGACTAATAATTTTCTGGACTCTTCAG GCTGTGTGGGTTTGGACGGTTAGCTTACCTCTAACCATTGTGAATGCAAGTGATGGTGGAGGATCTCTTAGACCCGCAGATGTTATCGGTTGGACAATGtgggtttttggtttcttgattgaAGCTGCAGCTGATCAACAGAAGctctcttttaaaaactctccagaaaacagaggaaaatggTGTGATGTTGGTGTGTGGAAATGGTCAAGACATCCAAACTACTTTGGTGAG ATGCTTTTGTGGTGGGGAATCTTTGTGGCTGCATCACCCGTGCTTGAAGGTGCAGAGTATCTTGTGATACTCGGACCACTATTTCTCACTTTGCTACTTCTATTCGTCAGTGGCATACCATTACTCGAG GCATCGGCTGACAAAAAACATGGCAACTCGGGAGCTTACAGATTCTACAAGAAGACAACAAG TCCTCTGATTCTGTTGCCGAGAGGAGTTTATGGGAACTTACCTGGATGGTGCAAGACGATCTTTCTCTTCGAGTTTCCATTTTACAGCCGAAGTCTCCCTCAAGAG AAAGTTAAAGGAGACTCCAAGAACGGCAAAGAGAATGAACTAAAGGATGACTGA
- the LOC104702063 gene encoding uncharacterized protein LOC104702063 isoform X2: protein MGTVLDSHFLALTAIVTVVYQFIFFVITALFKFDQVTDFAGSTNFVILAVLTLVLKATWHFRQIVLTLLVVVWGLRLGIFLLMRILQWGEDRRFDEQRGNIVRLIIFWTLQAVWVWTVSLPLTIVNASDGGGSLRPADVIGWTMWVFGFLIEAAADQQKLSFKNSPENRGKWCDVGVWKWSRHPNYFGEMLLWWGIFVAASPVLEGAEYLVILGPLFLTLLLLFVSGIPLLEASADKKHGNSGAYRFYKKTTSPLILLPRGVYGNLPGWCKTIFLFEFPFYSRSLPQELKETPRTAKRMN from the exons ATGGGAACAGTTCTGGATTCGCATTTCCTGGCCCTCACTGCTATTGTCACT GTGGTTTACCAGTTTATATTCTTCGTAATCACAGCTCTTTTCAAATTTGATCAAGTCACTGACTTTGCTG GAAGCACAAACTTTGTTATACTTGCTGTATTGACTCTTGTTCTTAAAGCCACTTGGCATTTTCGCCAG ATAGTCTTGACTTTGCTAGTTGTGGTATGGGGTCTTCGTTTGGGGATATTTCTTCTAATGAG GATCTTGCAATGGGGTGAAGATCGACGATTTGATGAACAACGTGGAAATATAGTGAGACTAATAATTTTCTGGACTCTTCAG GCTGTGTGGGTTTGGACGGTTAGCTTACCTCTAACCATTGTGAATGCAAGTGATGGTGGAGGATCTCTTAGACCCGCAGATGTTATCGGTTGGACAATGtgggtttttggtttcttgattgaAGCTGCAGCTGATCAACAGAAGctctcttttaaaaactctccagaaaacagaggaaaatggTGTGATGTTGGTGTGTGGAAATGGTCAAGACATCCAAACTACTTTGGTGAG ATGCTTTTGTGGTGGGGAATCTTTGTGGCTGCATCACCCGTGCTTGAAGGTGCAGAGTATCTTGTGATACTCGGACCACTATTTCTCACTTTGCTACTTCTATTCGTCAGTGGCATACCATTACTCGAG GCATCGGCTGACAAAAAACATGGCAACTCGGGAGCTTACAGATTCTACAAGAAGACAACAAG TCCTCTGATTCTGTTGCCGAGAGGAGTTTATGGGAACTTACCTGGATGGTGCAAGACGATCTTTCTCTTCGAGTTTCCATTTTACAGCCGAAGTCTCCCTCAAGAG TTAAAGGAGACTCCAAGAACGGCAAAGAGAATGAACTAA
- the LOC104702063 gene encoding uncharacterized protein LOC104702063 isoform X3, protein MGTVLDSHFLALTAIVTVVYQFIFFVITALFKFDQVTDFAGSTNFVILAVLTLVLKATWHFRQIVLTLLVVVWGLRLGIFLLMRILQWGEDRRFDEQRGNIVRLIIFWTLQAVWVWTVSLPLTIVNASDGGGSLRPADVIGWTMWVFGFLIEAAADQQKLSFKNSPENRGKWCDVGVWKWSRHPNYFGEMLLWWGIFVAASPVLEGAEYLVILGPLFLTLLLLFVSGIPLLEASADKKHGNSGAYRFYKKTTSPLILLPRGVYGNLPGWCKTIFLFEFPFYSRSLPQEVAVY, encoded by the exons ATGGGAACAGTTCTGGATTCGCATTTCCTGGCCCTCACTGCTATTGTCACT GTGGTTTACCAGTTTATATTCTTCGTAATCACAGCTCTTTTCAAATTTGATCAAGTCACTGACTTTGCTG GAAGCACAAACTTTGTTATACTTGCTGTATTGACTCTTGTTCTTAAAGCCACTTGGCATTTTCGCCAG ATAGTCTTGACTTTGCTAGTTGTGGTATGGGGTCTTCGTTTGGGGATATTTCTTCTAATGAG GATCTTGCAATGGGGTGAAGATCGACGATTTGATGAACAACGTGGAAATATAGTGAGACTAATAATTTTCTGGACTCTTCAG GCTGTGTGGGTTTGGACGGTTAGCTTACCTCTAACCATTGTGAATGCAAGTGATGGTGGAGGATCTCTTAGACCCGCAGATGTTATCGGTTGGACAATGtgggtttttggtttcttgattgaAGCTGCAGCTGATCAACAGAAGctctcttttaaaaactctccagaaaacagaggaaaatggTGTGATGTTGGTGTGTGGAAATGGTCAAGACATCCAAACTACTTTGGTGAG ATGCTTTTGTGGTGGGGAATCTTTGTGGCTGCATCACCCGTGCTTGAAGGTGCAGAGTATCTTGTGATACTCGGACCACTATTTCTCACTTTGCTACTTCTATTCGTCAGTGGCATACCATTACTCGAG GCATCGGCTGACAAAAAACATGGCAACTCGGGAGCTTACAGATTCTACAAGAAGACAACAAG TCCTCTGATTCTGTTGCCGAGAGGAGTTTATGGGAACTTACCTGGATGGTGCAAGACGATCTTTCTCTTCGAGTTTCCATTTTACAGCCGAAGTCTCCCTCAAGAGGTGGCTGTTTA TTAA
- the LOC104702063 gene encoding uncharacterized protein LOC104702063 isoform X4, whose translation MGTVLDSHFLALTAIVTVVYQFIFFVITALFKFDQVTDFAGSTNFVILAVLTLVLKATWHFRQIVLTLLVVVWGLRLGIFLLMRILQWGEDRRFDEQRGNIVRLIIFWTLQAVWVWTVSLPLTIVNASDGGGSLRPADVIGWTMWVFGFLIEAAADQQKLSFKNSPENRGKWCDVGVWKWSRHPNYFGEMLLWWGIFVAASPVLEGAEYLVILGPLFLTLLLLFVSGIPLLEASADKKHGNSGAYRFYKKTTSPLILLPRGVYGNLPGWCKTIFLFEFPFYSRSLPQEVAV comes from the exons ATGGGAACAGTTCTGGATTCGCATTTCCTGGCCCTCACTGCTATTGTCACT GTGGTTTACCAGTTTATATTCTTCGTAATCACAGCTCTTTTCAAATTTGATCAAGTCACTGACTTTGCTG GAAGCACAAACTTTGTTATACTTGCTGTATTGACTCTTGTTCTTAAAGCCACTTGGCATTTTCGCCAG ATAGTCTTGACTTTGCTAGTTGTGGTATGGGGTCTTCGTTTGGGGATATTTCTTCTAATGAG GATCTTGCAATGGGGTGAAGATCGACGATTTGATGAACAACGTGGAAATATAGTGAGACTAATAATTTTCTGGACTCTTCAG GCTGTGTGGGTTTGGACGGTTAGCTTACCTCTAACCATTGTGAATGCAAGTGATGGTGGAGGATCTCTTAGACCCGCAGATGTTATCGGTTGGACAATGtgggtttttggtttcttgattgaAGCTGCAGCTGATCAACAGAAGctctcttttaaaaactctccagaaaacagaggaaaatggTGTGATGTTGGTGTGTGGAAATGGTCAAGACATCCAAACTACTTTGGTGAG ATGCTTTTGTGGTGGGGAATCTTTGTGGCTGCATCACCCGTGCTTGAAGGTGCAGAGTATCTTGTGATACTCGGACCACTATTTCTCACTTTGCTACTTCTATTCGTCAGTGGCATACCATTACTCGAG GCATCGGCTGACAAAAAACATGGCAACTCGGGAGCTTACAGATTCTACAAGAAGACAACAAG TCCTCTGATTCTGTTGCCGAGAGGAGTTTATGGGAACTTACCTGGATGGTGCAAGACGATCTTTCTCTTCGAGTTTCCATTTTACAGCCGAAGTCTCCCTCAAGAGGTGGCTGTTTA A
- the LOC104702062 gene encoding peptidyl-prolyl cis-trans isomerase FKBP17-3, chloroplastic-like has translation MTTLFTSTVPSHHRFVSPSQHPKQSLPSQSLSVALQGNLEPAVAVTLQEQKMTDWMASPVTRRFGIGAGLTWSGFLAFGAVSEQMKKSPLDVFQEEDTTRVKQQEEIILPNGIRYYDLQAGSGATPSSGYLVVFDVKGKVHGTEQVFVDTFGSKDKKKSLAMVMDSRPYSKGLCEGIEYVLRSMKAGGKRRVIIPPTLGFGSKNVEFGPGLQIPPSATLDYIIEVDTVYCFQTIV, from the exons atgaCGACTCTCTTCACTTCGACGGTTCCTTCTCACCACCGTTTTGTATCGCCTTCTCAACACCCGAAACAGAGCCTTCCATCGCAGTCTCTAAGCGTTGCTTTACAGGGGAATCTTGAACCAGCGGTGGCGGTCACATTGCAGGAGCAGAAAATGACGGATTGGATGGCTTCTCCGGTGACGCGACGGTTCGGAATCGGTGCCGGATTAACCTGGTCTGGGTTTCTAGCTTTTGGTGCTGTCTCTGAGCAGATGAAGAAGTCACCACTCGATGTGTTCCAGGAAGAAGATACCACAAG AGTAAAGCAACAAGAAGAGATCATCTTACCAAACGGCATAAG GTACTATGATTTACAAGCTGGAAGTGGAGCTACTCCAAGCTCAGGATACTTGGTAGTGTTTGATGTAAAGGGAAAAGTACATGGAACCGAACAAGTGTTCGTCGACACATTCGGaagcaaagacaaaaagaagTCACTAGCGATGGTAATGGACTCAAGACCATATAGCAAAGGACTATGCGAAGGCATAGAGTATGTTCTAAGGTCAATGAAAGCTGGAGGTAAACGTAGAGTGATCATCCCACCTACCTTAGGATTCGGAAGCAAAAACGTCGAATTCGGACCGGGTTTGCAGATTCCTCCGTCTGCAACACTTGACTATATCATCGAGGTTGATACAGTTTATTGTTTCCAAACTATTGTATGA